The genomic window AACTTACTCATGCGTACTTGTGTGAATCAAGTCATGTGTTTAACATCCAATTCCTTCCCTGATTACTGCAGCGACTGTGCCCGTAAAGCTACCGCCCCTCAGGGACGTGATGATGAAGCTGCCAAGAAGCTGTGGGATCTGAGCGCCTCCATGGTGGGTCTGACACAGTCCGAGTGACGCACGTGACGGTGGCGATGGCTGTCGTCGTCTTCACGGCACCAAACGCATCGCAAAGCCACCCCAATTATGAACCGGCAGTCTTTCTGACGAGCAACAGCGtgacttttttcaaataaagttggCAAGCAAAACACAGTAATTCACGTTTGatagacatttatttagaatgTACAACAAACTACTTGCAAAAATACTATCTATTCAGCtatgttgttttctctgtttaaaaagTAGCACTGCTTCACAGATAAGTTACATGGAAGCTGCACGATCCTTAAATTGTCATTAAATGACATTTCACCAGTGTCTGCGTGGACTGGGAGCTTATATATTATCCActtttacatggaaaaaaaacatttaagacatgAGCTTTCATTAGACTATTTTTTAACACTGctaacattgacattttttatgagcattaaaatgttgtcaaaCATCATAGCCTACTGTCTTGCCTATGAGGCATAATGTTGATTAATATGTTCACTCattctttgtctttatttagttttacgTCAAATGAATAATGTAGACATTGCTAAAGGGTAGTCCAATATTTTTGAAGTGAGATTCTGCTgagaagtaaatatttttactacacctttataaagtcaaaattcatcCTAAGTCAACTAAGCCGAGATTCATAATGTCACAAACAACTCCAATCTCAAAAATATTATGAGAGTTTATGAAAACTCTATTTAATAACCCTTAATCTGTCACCATGTTTGTAATGAAATGATATTTACAGAGAAGTCAATGATTATTTACAAGGAAAATGAAGGCAGTATATGTGGTGTGGTGCGCCACCAATGACCCTCCAGTGTGAAACACATGCTAAAAATATAGGAATTAATAGGTTCCGGTCAGAGTAACTCTAATGAAGAGAGggaataaaaaccttttaagatatatttttttttttaactagacATCTTGTTTCCATATGAAAAGAGCTGAGTGGtagaaaactaacaaacatcaccctgaacacactgCTCTACATTAcgattttaataaatttttttataatacaattgtttaattttaatcgtaggtttttatcacaattttttttttactcaagagtTTTGCAATATATCCACAATGGCTGGAAATTCTTCATGTTAGCCGTaagtgtttcacacaggaagataaTTTGTGGCACACAACCTCCagctttgatttattattattattattattattattgttattatttataaattaacatTAGCATGTTTGTAAATAACTGCCCAATGCAAACTTAATGACAGCTTAAAAGTTGCTAAGATGTCACTGGCATAAAATTGCCATGACATTCTATCGATTTGAGTTCTTTTATGACACCTGCTTTGATCTAGGCTTCTCTTGAGATTATTCACCCTCAGGAATCTAATAATCTGgatttgtatttaataaagaTGAATAGAATTATCAACCTTCAGGTAAGAAAATAATTGCTATCCCTTTAACAGAATATCACTTCAAAATTTCAATAGGACTATCCTTATAAGTTCATGAACATAAATGAATTGCCTtcatataataaatatatctgttcatttgtcttttttttgtttctttcgcTTGAAGGcacttttttacaaaattgcTACAAACAGTCAGGTTTCATCCCATTCAAAGCTACATCTCAGAGAAGTGCATCTCTCCTGTATCTTTTTCCAGAGAAATGATCATTTCCATATGCACAAAGTTTACCCAAGTGGCCTGCTGGCTACAAAATGAACCCTGCTATGTTTCTCACAAATTATATGATCATGTTAAAAAGCATTTGGCAAAAAATGGTACCATGTATTCGCATTTACATTCAAAAGTAATACATACACAGGGAATGTTGTAAAGATAATCCTTATTCTGGGCGTAACTCAGGAAAGAAATCTATCTATATTGCTTAGATTCAATacatattcatttgttttaaattatacattatTCAACATCTAGTTAGCCGTGTGTACACACAGCTGAACCTATGGATGTACTTCCTGCCATTATAGGGTGCTTTTGTTTCTACTACCACAGTATTTGCTGCATTAACATCATGCCTAACTAATGTGGAGGCTCCTCAAAATCATAAAGCTGTTTCATCTGTTCCACTTGCATAGAGTGCCTTCTAACAAGTTTCTTCTTTGACTTGAGACCTCCTGTCTTTGGTGTGTTTGGTGCTACTGGGGCTATAGATTTAATACCTGCTAGAAGGGGTGAAGAGGGCTTGTTACTGGCCCCAATGTCAGGAATGGGTGGATTTGGGTTAACATTGAGAGGGGGCAACTGGCCGGGCCTAGTGTGGGAGATGTAGTCCAATAGTAGTGTGCCAGAGCCTCTCCTCTCCAGGAGGCCAGGTGGACGCCTTCGCGCCGTGCTTGGAGAGGACGTGCTCGCATTGCTGTCAAGAGATTCTCTAGAACTGGTGAGCATGGCGAGTGGAGAAGTGTTTAGCTTCCTTCGCTCCACTGGGACTTTAGGAGAGTCTAACATGGCAGAGTCTGAGTACAGCTGCGAGTCTGAGTCATAGTGATCATTTCCCAGACGTCTCCTGTGCAACGTGTCTCTGAGGCTGACTTGTCCACTGCTGGAGCCGCTGCCGTTCTCCTGCTCCGTGGGCACGGTACTGCGGCGAGCCAGCGGCTGGTGCTGTCCGAGAGACCTTTCGTATGACGGCTTAGATGTTGGCGGCACTGATAACGAGGTTGTCATTTTGCACGGCTGGTCCCCCACCAGTGGGAAAAGGCTGTCCTTCCCATCCACGCTGCTCTGCCGGGACAAAGCGGATCTCTTATTCAGAGAGAGTCCATTCACCCCGGCAACAACATCTTCATCAGAGCTGGCTTTCTTACTCTCCTcatgtgcagcagctgcagcaaggACAGAGGGTGCAATCAGGCCCCAGGGTTCTGATTGCAGCCGCTTCAGCTGAGGCAAACGCGCTCGCTTGGGGTTTGCCGGCCGGCGAGTTGGAGATGTGGGTCCATTTGTGAGCTTTGATGCTGCGACAGAAGTTTTTAGCTTTGTCTGGAAACTGAAGACTGTGTTTTGTTGCTCTTGCTCCGATGTGGAAGATGCGGTGACGTTGACGTCGGAGGGAGAGGCGCAGTATTCTGGAGATGACCTCTCGATCAACTCTGGAGATGGCGGCACATTTAGATACTGCTTGGTAGTTTTAGTGCCGGATGGTGACTTGTCTGTAGTGATGATGATTACTTCCTTTCCTTTAGCTTTGCATGCATCCAAAAGTAACTTTAATGTCTCCTTGTCGTCCGCATTGATGGCATAGACCAGAGCCGAAGCCCCACTCCTGTCCTCCAGACTGGGATCAGCGCCGTTGCTTAGCAGATGATCCACCACCTCGTGCCCGGCCTTATGGATGCAGGCATGCATTAGGGCTGTCCTGCCCGCCTTGTCCTGTATGTTTGGGTCTGCTTGGTTGTCCAGCAGATATTTGACAAGCTTTGACTTTGTCACACTTTGCTGGTCGGAGTGTGTCGACATGCAGGCCACCATGAGGGGCGTCTCTCCACGTTCATTGCTTTCATTGATGTATGCACCTCCTTCCAGCAGGAGCCTGGTGAGTCTTAATCGTTTGAGCCACACTGCCTTCAGGAGAGAGTTTCCATCTGTGCGCAGCTCCAAAATATCTGCCATATCCCCAACCTGTCGCAGGTCCTCTCAGTGTTGAACTTAGAGCTCACAGACCTTTGAAGAAAGTGTGGAATTAGTTCAGCAttcaacattttccaaaatttaGAAGATAGGATTCACAGGACCATCCGTGAAAATATCTGTGACCAACCTGTGTGCAAATCTGAGTTAACCCTTAATCAGTAGTGATTCTTTGAAGAATGGTATGCAgattccttaaaaaaacaatgaagtaGTTCTTTAATCAAAACTGATTCTGAAGctgcgaaaaaaaaaattctacttcATAAATTACCTACTGACAGTCACTTAGCACTTTATACCAACTCTGTTCTTTATTTAACTGACATGCAAAATAAGCAACAGAAAACCTGTTGGGAGTTACTGACTTTTTAATGTCCTGGCTGCTTCCCCAAGACTTTGCCACCCTGGGCAATAAGCCATACCACCTGTAACAAAAGTTGCCTTTAACTGTAATTATCAAATAAGATGAAAGACAGATCTACTATTAAAATAGTCCATCCAAAAAACATTGTCTGTTCTGTTCACTGACTTACCTTGCCCATATTTAAATACCTTATGTATGAATTTAGTatgcttttctgtgtatttatgtaaattacaaCCAATGCAAATTACCTCACATTCTCAAAGACGGAATGTTTGTGCCATGCAGCTTGTGGGGAAGAAATGTCATCTTCTAAAAGCTGGTGGTAATTTTGGAGCAGGAGAAGAAGTGCCGTAAAAGATGGCATAAGGTAAAAATACAGGTATGCCCCAGAAAGTAGGGTTGATCCTTTTTATGCTAAACACTTTGTGTCAAAATTGGGcttatatttttccattttttgtacAGATACAATAACAATCACAGAGCATATCTGTGATTCAAGTCATGTGGTTGTGGAATGTACTGAGATTTTTCACGTGCAGAGGTATAACTGTATTTGTTAACATACAATCCGAATGAATCCATTAAAGTGATGGACAATTCCTCTAATAGTCACAACTTCAACATCAttctagttttaaaattacatctcGATTCCTTTAGTTGGattttgttctttatgtttCTAGGAATGTCTGTTCAAATCCATGCATGTACTTCtctgtaattttaaataatcccaaagtaaaacatttttttctctttgtctttaaaaataagtttcacCTGTTGTGTTTGTGATGAGGGCGAGAACAATTGTAACCTGAGGCAGATATAGGTGCCAACATCTGCTTGGCTCGAAATGCATGTTTGCACTTTCTATGTGTTTTGTACAACCATCTTTGtgcagaaacaaagcaaaacaataccaaaaaaaaaaccagatggAAATTGAATTACTTCAACTTCcctcagtttgtttatttagtgcTTACCTACATTTTCAcaaccactaggtggcagtcTGATATAACATGAAAATCGTAAATATAAGTTAATATCAAATCTGTTGTAGTAGACTATTCTTTAGGGTAAATAACAAATCAGACGAAAGCCTCTTTTATGTAACATGTAGCTTTTCCATGCACTGAGGAGAACAAGGTGACACAACCTGTTAGAGTTCCAAACACAACTGATCCATGGTCAGGTTgtgtaattttgtttaaaaacattcaaaactgatATTTGATCAGTAAAGCAGATTGCCCTGTATTATCATAAcctgtatgcaaaaaaaaagcaaaagcagatgatatgtttaaattaatctcaTTTCTAGTGAGACATACGTGTCTAAGACACTGTAATTTAGCGTCACGTTTTTatatctaaatttaaaaacagcagcacagcatTAAATGATGTTTAATGCCAACAAACAGTCTGAGTCGTCGTGATGAACTTGGCAAGAAAGACGCGCTATGTTATAACCTGAAACAGCTGATTGGATAATCATCTGTTAAATTATACAAATAGgctatatttaaattatatcgCAAATAATTAGCTGTGTTTATgaggaatatatatatatatatattttttttttctttttttttcatggaatgTGTGTCTTGTTTGCCAGTCACCACGCCTCGACGCAAGACAAGGACATAAAGTTCACAAACCTTCATTCGCGATCATTTCTGCAATTGAACAATCTCAGGGACCAACTTCATGCGCTTACCTGCTCAGAGAAGAGTCTCTCCATGTTCAAAGTGTCCGGTGCCATCCGAGAGGGATTATACATGGAGGGGCAAATAACTGattcaaaacacaaagtttgttGCGGTATCCTTTATTTTTCCAGCCGCGGCAGCTCCCATCGATGCGTCCTACTTTAGGTTACAGTGCGCCGTCCCTCTCTGTCACCATGAGCACATGATGACGAGCTGTGTGGCTTTTTGTTACGGAGGCGCGCTACATCAGTCCAATGGGGTGTATTCCTTTCACTGCGCACTCAGGGATCACAACCTGGAGATGCGGGGGGTTATAAATAACTTAGTTTCTTGCTTGTTGAATGAAACGTGTTGTCTCTTGACGTCAGAGTCGCCCGAAATAAACTGCGTCTGATGAAAAACCTCTGTCCTGATCTTTACATCTGCAGGACGCAAACAGAAAACGAGCGCCACCTCCTATTGACATTGCGATtgctctgcatgtttctgtACGATTATACCAGAGGGAAGACTGAAGAATGGAAGTAGCAGGAAGGCGTTTTTGGGCAGCTTAtgataaaaacaagagaatattttattatgaattcatgaattcatcTGCTCAGTGAACAGTTGATTTGCGCTTCAAAATCAACACGTTACACCTTCACCACCACATTAGGGACGGCATTACACATACGGGAAAGATAACCTGTATATCTTTGTGAGCCTTCCTATAAGTTATTTTAGGGTTAGAAAAATTTCCATTTATATTATCagtacataaatacattttgattcaaACTAATATGTTTAACTCCAactttttttggcaataaaagaaaaagctccCCTCATTGTGATACCCCGAAATAAATTCCAGTGCAACTCCTTTacttcaaatttattttgccAGTAAATttcacctgtgtgtaattataCCTCAGTGTAAATACAAATTTTCTGTGTGGGCCTTAGAGGcctgttagagaacattagtgaccAAACAGACCCACAAACACCAAGGAAAACTGCAGACAAGTCTGGCGTAAAGTTGTAGACATTTAAGTTAGCATgagcgttttgttttttttccaacccaAAATGAGAAGTGACTGGCACAACTGCAGACCTATACTAAGTCATTACCGGGCTTTTAAATTGGCTCATCAAGAGAGCATCAGTCAGAAAGATTAGCTGCAGAAAATGCGCCACTTAAGTGAGAGAATCTGACTACGGGGCAGCCACACCCcaaaaatcagacttttatgCAGGAGTTGGAAGCAGAAAGACATTGTTGAGAGAAACTCGTAAGAAGTGCTGTTTGTAGTTTGCCACAGCAAACGTGAATAAAGATCTTTTGGGCTACATAAAAAGCACTAGGACATAGTATACACCACATCCCAGCCTAAACTTACTAACCCTATAGTTACTCTTCTACAGGAGGTGCAGAAAAGCTGTAAGCGGtcgatgggaagatggatgcaGCAACATacattttctggaaataaaCGTTTTGGAAGTTGCAGAAACACTTGAAACTTGAGCAGATGTTAATTCTCAACTAGAGAAAAACCCTGAACTTACAGTGCTATGTCCTGGTTTAGACCAGTGGATATTTATGGATTAGAATGGCATAGTCAATCTGACAACCTGTTTGCAAAAAAACGAAATagccaaaattaaaattttgttgtgTGCGAGCAAGGCTGATGGAGACCCTATACCAAAAAGgattaaagttttgattttacaACGTACTGCCTGCAGCTGGATCCATATAAAGAATTTAAGAACATATATCCATCTCTTCTCCCATatgctctgctttgtgttgctcGATCACATTAAGTACCATTGCAATGGTAAAGCTATGGTTTTagcacaaaacatgaaaaagctcTAGCGGTGTGAACACTTTTACTAGGTGCTGCATATTTTTCCACATCGATGTATATTTACAGTGTTCAATTAAAGAGGCCAAAACTTGTAGCAGCCATCACCGCCATACAGCCTAATATggacatttctatttttaggttgCTATGAGACAGCACAGAGGCAGCTTCTAATGAGAACAGTGATGTTCTCAGCACTGCAAGGAACAGGTAAATCAGACCCACAACATACCACCAATGACAGCTGAGCTTTCATGGAATTTAATGGAGATAATCTTTGCAAGCggtgtatttgttttctttgaaccGTGCTATTTTTCCCTCCCTGACAGGGACTGATCAGTTTATTATCCATCCAAACACCTGATGTTTCAGGACCTCCAGTTGTCAATGCTTGCAGTGATTTTTCACCTGTGATTGGCTCCCCGGTCCCTCAGGATGTGTTGTTTACAAGGCACATGGAGGTGGTTTTATGAAACAGCACACACCATTATCACTGAGTCAAAAGACACATCTCTCTCCATCCATATTCAAGAAgcattaaacacaaacatagaAGCAAAGAATAGGTACAGCTCCTGTCATGAGTTTACATCTGCTCCTCACAGGCATTAATACACTATCTGTgggattttaatgatttatttcagtagtttTGGAGGGTTTTCGTTATGTATTATACATTCTGTTAATGCAGGTTTGTGATCATTCTTCAGTTAGAATCCTCCTACTGTTTGATCCAAACCataaacctgaaataaaagaaaagatattCAGATGTTTAAGAACAACCTAGGAATAACCAAACCTCAAGCCTGCCATAAACTAGAAAGTGTTGGCTGACATTGTCACCATCCAAAAATGAAGCCAATTTGACATTTCCTCTGACAAAGAAAATGCGGTGCAAAATAGGAGCAACTTAAAGCTAAGTAATTTTAATGACTAAACTTGTATTTACTCAAGTGATCAAGCCCCAGGCCCTCTACATATGTTTTTATGGTTGAACAAATACTGAGCTATTCAGCATCAATAacaagaagtattttttttcaaactgaagaACACTACACAAACTGTAAAGCACGGTGGGGGaagcatcatactgtggggcTGTTTCATTATAAGTTCTACTGAtgaattttacaataaaaagtaaTGGAAACGGAAGCTTTCttctacattttttaacattacaaTACCTGCAGCCAGCCAGTGTAAACAAAATTTACCAAAATGCATCAGTACTGACTAATGTTAAGCTTCTGAAACTGACCTGTTCTCAGCTCTGTTTAAATGTATGAGTTATACTTTAAACTCTTGTCTGTGCCAggaaactaaataatttataagAAACCCAACCAGTTCTCAAGCCAGAATTACGCTCAGACATTGTTAATGCATTCAAAGCGTCAATGAATAGCTTACATACATCTTTGAGAGCCAAgattaatataacatttttccaCACAATGTGCATATGCAAACTTTTGACCAGGACTGTGGCAATCTTTATTTACccttcagaaatgtatttagaaTAGTCTTTGTCTGAAATTATTCTGATTGCTCTGTGTTACACTCTGTACATTTGAAAGATGTTTCAATTTCTTGGTATGTAGATATTCAAAGTGTATCGTCTAAAAGGAAAACTAacttatgatttaaaaataagttgtGTTGTCCCCTGAGCTGCTGTCTGCAGAGGCTTGGAGCAAGAATTAAGCCAAAGCCAAAGCTCAGAGCTGTAGACGCGTTCATTAGATCCATGAGGCACAGAGACGTCAGCGGGTCCTCATATGAGGCGATCTTTGGCCCAACAATGCTGTTGTCGGAGGTATATTAAAGggggaaataaataatttaaacactgTCACCCCCAGAGAGcactttccattttcagatatcttacatcgcagctgctgctcttccttcCTCCCGTTCTAAATATAACCTTTTCTTCTGTCTGCATTGTGAGATTTTTACTCATCAGGCTGGGGTATAGCTCCAGGACTATTTATACATATGGCTACGGTTTTTCACATCTTGGATTTTCAGACAGATCAACAATTTCATGACAAGGTCTAGGGATAAATCAAACGAAAGCAATGCATAACTGAACACAGTTACAATCTAAGGATCATAATGAACTACTTCAATTTGCACTTGGTTATTCTAATGTTAGAGACTACAGGATCTATTTTTGAAATCGCATGTTGATTAAACGTCTGGCTTCACAGACCTAATTCAGGATGGTGAGAATCAGAGGTGATTTCATCAGCGATGGAGGAATGTGTTAAAACCCACCATATGGTATCTGAACATATTTGATTCTGTTCATATAGCTTTAAAAATGGACAGATGCTTTCTGTCAGAAGGACTTTCCTGGTTTACCTTtcaattagaagaaaataaataaataacaaagcaTCCAGTGTTTACAAttctaaatattgaaaaaaGACATAATGTGTCAACCTTATTAGGTTTAATCCGTCAAAATAGTTGAAGGGTGATGTCAAAATCACTGTTTGAGTTTAGCCAAACAAATGCAGCCACTTCTCTTGATGTAGAGTGAAGGAtggatttaatatttgtttctctACATTTTGAACAGAATGTTGTTCCCAGCGCATTTGAAAGTATATGAATAAATGCTGTTATAAGAATTTGCTCACTTTTTGTAAACCCAATGGCATTATTTTTAACTCAACTGTATAAAAACTGCTCATGAGAAATCTcgaccaacaacaacaacaaaaaacagcttgCAGGGCCCTCTCTCCAAAGGTGACAAATTTCACCGGCTCTATTTTCAAATACTCCccaaaaacaagtgaaaactGTGAAGATACCAAATAGCTGTTTTATCGGGAATACGTGTATTGGGAGCAGCAACCTCCTGGAGTCTCCACTGGTTGCTGGGAAACTGCTAGATACCAAGAAACAGTCTGACACATAACACCCCAAAActgttgatttgttgtttttttacacttaaGCTTCTTACCTGTTTTACCCTGATTCCACTTTCTGTGCAAAGCTTAGTTAGCCAGCTGCTGTCAGTGACTTCATacctgacagacagacagaggaggagTGTTTCAGTCTCGTATATGGGTAAATGGCATAAATAATGGTGTTATTTATAGgtttaaaagtcagaaatattgTGGAAGAATTGCTTACTgcaaatattctgtttttgctgtgcCCGTCCTCCTTCTCCTGCATTATGAGACAGAGTAGGATTTATCACCTGTTGTGACGAAACCGTGTTGTTTCTTCCTCCATGGCGGTTGTCTCTTTAAAGACCGAGTTTGACATTCTCATGGCATTTGGTGTCTCTGCGATTGTATCAAGCGAATGTGTGGGCTGCGACAGCAATAAACTGGCACGAACCCTGCTGCAGCTTTGCACCGGACTGCTCCTTGCCTCCCTCAGATttaggaggggaaaaaaaaaaagaaatgcctcCAGTGCAGCTTAAAAGCCCGCCAACCCCTGACATATGCTtctagtaatttttttttttttaacctcatcACCCAGTCGTGATTATAACCCATGAAGCATCACACATTTTCAGACACTTTCATCTTCTTCATATTGAAAAGTGCTACTTTCTCATACTTGAGATGTTGAGACGGTTCCATTCCTCCTCTGCACTTCTTCTCCCCGTCTTCGCTCCTTCTGTTCTTTCACATCTCGCCGTGCAGACCAACACCTGCCCTTCTGGCGAGCTGTAATTGAGTTGAGCATTATTCAAGAGCATTATACAGCCAACAGTTTTGCTTGGTGATCATTGTGTATGTCAGCTGTATCCTAGGAGATTGGTGCATATCTAATAAGGAGTTTGTTACTCATTTTGCAGAGTGGGCACTTTGATGTCCGCCGTgttgcattttctgttttagttcaaCATCCTCCTAATGAAGCCAAGGGGCCAGAAGCCTCAGAATTGGTTGCTTATCAACTCTACAACCCTCTTATTAGGAGTTGTTGGGAAGCCTTTAATTGGATACTGGAATAGGAAGCAGCCTTAATGGCCTGTCATTAATCAAGTGTTCAAGACAGCATTCACACATGACAGGATTGTTTATAACATTGGGAATTTTAACATCAATCCTGTAGCAAAGCTATTCACGTCTTTGACATCATGTTCTTTTGTACGTGCATACATATTTTGTATTGTGCTCATGCAGAGTCTTAGATCCTGCGTTGTAACTTCACCAACTAATTAGTCAGAATTGATGCTTCAGTGGAGACCGTCACATCTCTGTTCACACCACCATATCGATTGACTGCCCCTGCTAACTCACAAGAGATCTAATGAAAGACTACTCTGTAAATTCCTTATTGTGTAAATGACAAAATCTCACTGGCGACAAATATCCAGTGGCGcttgtattttaatgtaatattaagCTAATGTTGAACTAACATAGAGAGACAGCTACGGAGAGCTACAACAGTTTCGCAAGCAATGATGGAGGAGTAAAATTGCAGCATCCAGATGTGAAAGCCTAATTGAAGCCGATCAACACAAACTGCGGGCTCTGATTGGAGCCAAAAGTCcatctacaaaataatgacttcAAGGAGGTGAATATTTGTGCAATCGCTTTTATATGTTAAgtattattatttaacattattttgtaaaaatcagttTCATGATCATTGATTTgtaataaaaagggaaaaacattcaaaggaaTGAGTAGTTTTTTATAGACACTGCTTATGTCATGTAGCTAGGTTGTTTCAACTTTAAAGAACCTGAGTGTATTCAGATCACTAAGGAGCTTAATCTTTTTTATGTTCTACTTTATCTGCAGCTGTTGTTGTCAATTGTTTTGGGTATAATGcagag from Poecilia reticulata strain Guanapo linkage group LG6, Guppy_female_1.0+MT, whole genome shotgun sequence includes these protein-coding regions:
- the ankrd34c gene encoding ankyrin repeat domain-containing protein 34C encodes the protein MADILELRTDGNSLLKAVWLKRLRLTRLLLEGGAYINESNERGETPLMVACMSTHSDQQSVTKSKLVKYLLDNQADPNIQDKAGRTALMHACIHKAGHEVVDHLLSNGADPSLEDRSGASALVYAINADDKETLKLLLDACKAKGKEVIIITTDKSPSGTKTTKQYLNVPPSPELIERSSPEYCASPSDVNVTASSTSEQEQQNTVFSFQTKLKTSVAASKLTNGPTSPTRRPANPKRARLPQLKRLQSEPWGLIAPSVLAAAAAHEESKKASSDEDVVAGVNGLSLNKRSALSRQSSVDGKDSLFPLVGDQPCKMTTSLSVPPTSKPSYERSLGQHQPLARRSTVPTEQENGSGSSSGQVSLRDTLHRRRLGNDHYDSDSQLYSDSAMLDSPKVPVERRKLNTSPLAMLTSSRESLDSNASTSSPSTARRRPPGLLERRGSGTLLLDYISHTRPGQLPPLNVNPNPPIPDIGASNKPSSPLLAGIKSIAPVAPNTPKTGGLKSKKKLVRRHSMQVEQMKQLYDFEEPPH